From a single Brassica napus cultivar Da-Ae chromosome C9, Da-Ae, whole genome shotgun sequence genomic region:
- the LOC106417593 gene encoding probable membrane-associated kinase regulator 6 → MEENQQEASMALVPVDSFSYSWLVNFPSLEVSIDDYHQTYEDSSSSSFIEMDPRLPPSRRFFINKAHESSFKFDNFVSFSDQDHSLVHADELIRDGYVVPYISKATSAATEEEYTPLDTKKEKKIETRDIKNKSPYRKLRVSKWVLFKYLDFLTPLCKRLRRCRSARSPGGIGSDTRIRVRTLSRSRVYSDETTSSPRISFADDYYWRRSCDSESSIYEAVLHCKKSFEN, encoded by the exons ATGGAAGAAAATCAACAAGAAGCTTCAATGGCACTAGTTCCCGTAGACAGCTTCTCTTACAGTTGGTTAGTTAACTTTCCTTCTTTAGAAGTTTCCATTGATGATTATCATCAAACCTACGaagactcttcttcttcctccttcatCGAGATGGATCCAAGATTGCCTCCTTCAAGAAGATTCTTCATCAACAAAGCCCATGAAAGTAGCTTTAAGTTCGATAACTTTGTCTCTTTCTCCGACCAAGATCACTCTTTAGTTCACGCCGACGAGCTTATCCGCGACGGCTACGTCGTGCCTTATATATCAAAAGCCACGTCAGCAGCTACCGAGGAAGAATATACGCCGTTGGATAcgaaaaaggagaagaagatcgagACGCGTGACATTAAAAACAAGTCTCCTTATAGAAAATTGAGAGTGTCGAAATGGGTTTTGTTCAAGTATCTTGATTTTTTGACCCCACTGTGTAAAAGATTAAGGAGATGTAGATCCGCTAGATCACCTGGAGGTATTGGAAGCGACACGAGGATCCGTGTAAGGACGTTGTCCAGAAGCAGAGTTTATTCTGATGAAACAACGTCGTCGCCAAGAATAAGTTTTGCAGATGATTATTATTGGAGAAGGTCTTGCGATTCAGAGAGTTCCATTTACGAAGCCGTTCTTCATTGCAAGAAATCTTTCG AAAATTGA